A window of the Miscanthus floridulus cultivar M001 chromosome 14, ASM1932011v1, whole genome shotgun sequence genome harbors these coding sequences:
- the LOC136503520 gene encoding uncharacterized protein has product MRPSAARIVVGVVLAVVQMLVFGIVLCPLAVLYMLGMYLSSGISLWRLIQHDYGNPDGGANLKPALNVLYSLAVAQGVVYGYRSIYDLAARTGLVEVVAKDYSLERDLVSQYLDETVAGCMKDPSFARGRNLVTYAVELLMESKSRYDYVSGILILSTVTPWSEQSGLIKQLLTGSASFSHVFQRLLETFGPTSPYSTEIRVRAARIVATVAGSIRLDQLPQGKMIECISSLLDTFEEYSWRPEGYERRRDVPKEYERDWLLDGEELSYSFKVDAPPRATDESDSRNPLQGYRDLVVQGLRILRKVAVNENNCRVISNTEGLVSKTMAHLTSDKLHMDHHDEWYSIAEESLEFMNRFMATLGAGTETTNLTSEISSSSQAAIMRTLGCHKCDVLLKRKATQVLLHRPLVDIHTPPSIVPGASSSKIFVWILLHIFLLPDYHFVGRICDATHLLKKSSYTTRLAGEKMQAMISSITEASDTNTSMLPSVVYVIGSLARTVAGAENNAHRIDAAMILGDLCRYYTKDDENLKELKKSVANVMEEVLKEIVHWLMTTEGKQVVREANNGGNVLLTEDGLDLEQGGVPHDNDNGQESSSTPHQQKGEQHQGLSELQQALLGLCCAVTIKWIDKDQDLTSQFNEIAAKICSGQRMPHKTFKELVDYKTVPADSWWRCLLRRGHRSSKT; this is encoded by the exons ATGAGACCATCGGCTGCACGCATCGTGGTAGGAGTTGTTTTAGCAGTTGTCCAAATGCTGGTGTTTGGTATAGTCTTGTGTCCTCTGGCAGTTCTGTATATGCTTGGGATGTATCTCTCTTCTGGAATTTCTTTATGGCGTCTCATACAACATGACTATGGTAATCCCGATGGAGGCGCCAACCTAAAGCCAGCGCTCAATGTCTTATACTCCTTAGCCGTAGCCCAAGGTGTGGTTTACGGCTACAGGTCCATCTATGATTTAGCGGCAAGAACCGGACTAGTGGAAGTAGTGGCCAAAGATTATTCACTAGAGAGAGACTTAGTTTCGCAGTACCTAGATGAAACTGTGGCAGGATGTATGAAGGATCCATCATTTGCGAGAGGAAGGAATCTCGTCACATATGCAGTGGAGTTGTTGATGGAATCTAAGTCAAGGTACGACTACGTTTCTGGGATCCTGATTCTTAGCACAGTAACTCCCTGGAGCGAACAGTCAGGTCTTATAAAACAACTACTGACTGGATCAGCATCCTTCAGCCATGTGTTCCAGCGACTGCTAGAGACATTTGGTCCGACAAGCCCATATAGCACAGAGATCAGGGTGCGAGCTGCTAGGATAGTGGCAACTGTTGCTGGCAGCATCCGTTTGGACCAGTTACCTCAAGGCAAGATGATTGAGTGCATATCATCCCTGCTCGACACATTTGAGGAATACAGTTGGCGACCTGAGGGATATGAGCGACGTCGGGATGTACCCAAGGAGTACGAGCGGGACTGGCTGCTAGATGGAGAGGAGCTGTCGTACAGTTTCAAAGTCGACGCACCTCCAAGAGCAACGGATGAAAGTGACAGTCGTAACCCGCTCCAGGGCTATAGAGATCTGGTGGTGCAAGGCCTCCGTATCCTCCGGAAGGTTGCTGTGAACGAGAACAACTGCAGAGTCATAAGCAACACTGAAGGTCTGGTATCCAAGACGATGGCGCACCTAACCTCAGACAAGCTCCACATGGACCATCATGATGAATGGTACAGCATAGCAGAGGAATCGCTAGAATTCATGAATCGGTTCATGGCTACTCTAGGAGCAGGGACCGAAACAACAAACCTGACAAGTGAGATCTCAAGCAGCAGCCAAGCAGCGATCATGAGAACCCTGGGGTGCCACAAATGTGATGTGTTGCTGAAAAGAAAAGCCACACAGGTCCTCTTACACCGCCCTCTGGTGGATATACATACACCGCCCTCCATTGTGCCTGGTGCAAGCAGCAGCAAAATATTCGTATGGATACTTCTGCACATTTTTCTTCTGCCAGATTATCACTTTGTTGGCAGGATATGCGATGCCACTCATTTGTTAAAAAAGAGTAGCTACACCACAAGATTAGCAGGTGAGAAGATGCAGGCCATGATATCTTCGATAACGGAGGCAAGTGAcacga aCACGAGTATGCTACCATCAGTTGTTTATGTTATTGGCAGCCTCGCCAGAACAGTTGCAGGTGCCGAAAACAATGCACACAGAATAGATGCAGCAATGATCCTGGGGGATCTTTGTCGATATTACACCAAGGATGATGAAAATCTCAAGGAGCTGAAGAAATCCGTCGCCAATGTGATGGAAGAG GTACTCAAAGAAATTGTCCATTGGCTCATGACGACTGAAGGAAAACAAGTTGTAAGAGAAGCAAACAACGGCGGTAACGTTCTTCTGACAGAGGACGGCCTGGACTTAGAACAAGGTGGTGTTCCGCATGATAATGATAATGGACAGGAAAGCAGCTCTACCCCTCATCAACAAAAGGGTGAGCAACACCAGGGACTAAGCGAACTGCAGCAGGCCTTGCTAGGCTTGTGCTGCGCGGTAACAATCAAATGGATTGATAAAGACCAAGATTTGACCAGTCAGTTCAACGAGATCGCAGCCAAGATATGTTCGGGACAGAGGATGCCTCACAAGACTTTCAAAGAACTTGTGGATTATAAGACTGTTCCGGCTGATTCGTGGTGGCGCTGTTTGCTGAGAAGAGGACATCGCAGCTCCAAAACCTGA